From Osmerus mordax isolate fOsmMor3 chromosome 7, fOsmMor3.pri, whole genome shotgun sequence:
GAGGTGCTTCGACTTCTGAGGTACAAGTAGTTCTGTCTTTCAAAGCCCTTATTGTGAAGTGGACTGAAACTTTGATGAGGACCGGTGACCGCGttcacccacctcctcctcatagGTGCGATTATCTGCCACAGGGAAgctggtctctccccccccctccacagcatTCAAGTAGAACAACACAGTAATATACCTGAGATGAAACAGATATATTCACTATATCATTAAGAAAAATGATAACAGTTCAAAAAGGTCAATGCAAACCGTGACTAAAAAGAGTCGACTGCTTTCAATGAAAAACTAATTGTGGTCGTGATGTGATTTTCCAAGTAAGAATTTTGTGAATGTTTTCCTTTTAGTTTAACTAAAAAATAAGGTTGAAAATGCTGACACGGCTCAATAAGTACCTCCGGGAAACAAATTCCAAACACATTCAAATGAGCTGGTACCTCTATCAAAATTCTAAGCAAATGTGAAAGAGCATGTAGGGAGAGGAACCGTTGAGACGCTCACACCTGCAGGAGATCTCCGTGAGTGCAGATGTGTTTCCTGCCAGACACGTGTGTGCACAGGTCGTCCCTGAGTGGGAGGGGCTGCTGTCATGGTGGGCGTGACTAAATCCTCCCTGCTCATAGCGAAGGACCTGAAGAGGCTCGCTCAGCACGACCAATGGGGACGGAAGACGTGTCAAACGAGTTACCctggagacaggaagacagaccatAACCATCCAAAAACCTGTTCTAATAGCCTACATCCCGAGTGTGCACAAGCTACACTATTAACAGGTCCTCTACCCCTGTGCTCCACTAAAGTTAAACTGGTCACTGTTTAAAGGTGTGTCATGAATTTAAGGGTGGACAACGTCCACCAGATTAGGTTTCTTGTGAATAAATGTTCAGCAAATAGCATGCTTTGAAATAGCTACtataaatgtatattcttccgCGTGTGTGTATTGCCTTTCCAAAAAAGATCAACTTTTTAATATTAAACCTATCTGTACAGTGTTTTTTCAATACAAAAGGCTGGGGGAAAAAAGTGTATTTCACTCTCACCACGCTGTGGTGTTGAAAAGAGGTGACTTTTTGTCTGGATTTTCCACaggcactgtctgtgtgtgctacctgttcctgagtgtgtgtagtaCGTGGTGGGATCCTGGGCCTTGGTACAGCCACGTGTGCTTGCTCTTCTGTTTTGGCCGGCCCTGCCCGGCTCCACCTTCCTGCTGCTGCAGGGGTTTCTGGGACATGCCGTCGCACACACGCCGGAACTCCTCCAAACTCAGCACACCTGccggaacacagacacacaaatcttATTGAGGAATTCCATTTACTGGCGTTTTCCGTGACTGCTCTTCCCCTTTCATTGTCTTTATATTCCTGTGTACTAGTCTGTGTTGTcacactctttctccttcccattgcccccccccccccccccccctcttccgccATGTACTACTGTACCCCTTTACTTTCGCCTGAGCGAACATCCGGCCCCCCTACCCTTGTGAGACCGCGCCCCAGCCGAAACAATAGCTCTGGGGTgcctgggctggagggggaggaggagggggatccgGTCGAAATGTTAAGGAAGGGGGTCAGAGATTTTAATGAGATGCGATAGGGCACTTCCAGACTGGAACACGCAAACGCCCGTCTCCCCTCGCCCACGTTCATACCcaacctttacacacacagattcttgcTCCCCAAGGTAAGAAGGACAGACTGGGATGGACATGCTTTGAGCACACATGCTCATCCCAACGGTcaccacacagacactaacCTGCTGGGCTGGCTTCCAGGCCTGCGAGCGTCTGTCGTAGGTTTTCGGGACCGAGCCACGTTCCCTCTCTCGATCGGGAATGACTCAGGATCTGagacgagagacagaaacacacgacCTGGATGACGACGGCAAGATTAGCTTCACCTCGTACAGCTCTACCATCCTCCAAAGTCACACATTCCAGCTGAACCATTTTCACGCCAATTATCTTTCTCTCGACCTCAttttttcccttctctttctgccTGCAATTTCCAGGCTCTCTTGCTACACTTCTTCATCTCCCAGCTCTTCCccgtccctttctctctcagcccacctccagccctcccctcattctaacctcctccctctgcaggaACCCGTCCTGGTCCAGGTCTAGCAGGCTGAAGATCTCTGCTGTGCTCAGTGACAGCGGGGgctgccctgtctcctcctgGGCACCAGAGGGCAGTGTGACCTGGCTCTCCATCAGCCCCTTCAGCTGGGCCAGCTGCACCACCACGCCACACTCCTCTTCGGACAGGAAGCCTGGGATctctgacaggaagaggaagaacaggCGATTACAGTGACGTACATATTATGCACGACACATTAGAACTGTTAGTGTAACAGCAAACCCACTTTTTCTGTGAAATTTTAGGCTTACTTATGGTGAAAAACCTTTCAGTATTGGTGTTTGTtccaacaaaacacacaaaaacgcaCTATCCTAACTTGATAGATGCAGTAACGTACCAAGAGTTGTTCCTGTACACATGTTACAGCACTGTTAACACTACTGTACTACAAACAACAAACTGCATAAAAGCTAAGACCATCAGGTAGTTTGTCATTGCCGGGTGATCCAGTCATTCTCATTTTAAAGTGATTGAGTGTGAGTAACTGTCGTGTGAGTGGATTAGGGGACAAACATCCCAATCGACAGTGCAAACGTAATCTTTCAAATTACTACTGCAAATGGATTAGCTTAGTTGATTATCGACCTGTAGAGTCTATTATGTCCAATACAATTTAAATACTTAATGTATGTCTGTTTCATCAGACTTGACCTATCAGGTTAAACCGTAGAGGATCAGTAAGTCACTGTCTGGATAAAAGAAAGGGAAAAAATCATCAGCATTGGCAACATAGCACAAAGTACACTGGACACAGCGCAATAGAAGTGCACCTAGCACAAGTTATTATTTAACATCCTGTTAACCAGACTTCCACTGCCGTGTCTGTTGAAGGGGCCATGCCTCTCGGTGTCAATTTGAAGCAGgtgaagcagtgtgtgtgtgtgtgtgtgcgcaaagaGGATACTTAAGTGAATGCGGATATGGGGATAATGAGCgaccccccgcccaccccctccctcgagAGAGCAATTTGCGGTGTGGCCAGGCCCATTGACAATGCTAATGACCCCGGGGCGCTGAATGTCTCTCTCACAGGGGACTGAGAGCACAGCTGCATTGTTGTCCTCCCCTGGGTGAGAGTGGGTGGTTTGATTGTGTGTTAGTTGGTATGTGGGGGAGTAGCGTCGTCACGAACCCCTCAGTGATCCCAGCAGAGTCAGTAGCATCTCATCCACCATTTCCACCGCTTCGACATGACCCGAAGCTTAGCATTACACGCGACCTTACACTGCCTTGCACATACCAGGAATAATCACATGACCACAACCAGGTAAATATGGGCATGCGATATAAATATGGCCATGCGATATGCCCTGTCTAGTTGCCTAGTTGTCATGTGCGTCTACCAATCTCTCCTAATGAAACGCTTCCAGGCAGACGGCTGCCAGTACAGTAGAGGCCTTGTTCACCCCTGGGGCCTTTATACTGTACTTAGAGAGTTGGCTAATCCCTATTGTCCAGTCAGGCCTCATTACCCTGGGCCCACGATCTGAATGAAGAGGACTgagccttcctcctctccctcccgcctcctcactctctctttctttcccctctctccagagaGGAAGTGACCTGCTTGTCTGGGACAGGAATCAGGTCACGACTGCACAGCGGGGCCACACTAACATTTCCCTGTCCCACACGCATGTTCACACACTCATGCTGGGTCTTTctcgcgcgcgcgcacgcacacacagacgcacacggaTGCAGACGTCCACATTCACGTGTAATTAAACAAACAGGCACCAACGCTAGCGTGAAAACTGGTAAATGTGTCTGTTTGCTAATTACAGGCTTCTTGCGTTCTCTCTTCTCAAGGATGTGGTGTCGATGAGGTCTTAAAAACTTGCCTGTCACTTGGTAAGAAGGGTGATTGGGGGAGATAAGAAGCAATAGGGTCATAGAAGGATAGAATAGCCGTGCttgcggggagggggagagggaggggggagagaacggAAGGGTTCGTGACATGGGAGGAACTCATTTTCCTCATTTCAAGCTGTGTGGACGGAAGGACCAGAAAGTCAGGACAACTCACTCAAATGAGTACATAACGGACACAAACCCCCGACATCtttgaatcacacacacacacacacacacacacactacagcaaaTGGGTGAGCAGCACATCTGATCCTCAAGCACTTTCCCTTGttccccaccccatccccccccccccccaaccaaccATTGTTACCCCCTAGCTCCCCTTCCCCCGCTATGCAAATGCACCCGAAGCCTACAGAGAGGTGGTGCATCACCGCCGCCTTGTATAAATACACctatgctggtctctcctcactcactcactcactcactcactcactcactcgctgtCCTGCGAAGACCACATCTCACCAAACGCAGGTGAGGACCCTCTACAACTTCTCCTACCCTGGAATATTCACCTGGGTTcctggcaacaacaacaacatgtctGCGCCTCCATCTAGCTCCTCTTTCCTTCAGAGGCGTCACATTCCAGCGcctgtcctgctcctcctgcttcttGTAGGGTCTGGCTACCCCTCCGTCCTGAGGCCTGGAGCTGGTGGTGGGGCCGAGGCTAAAGTGAGGGCCAGATCAAGGGTGAGgaccggggctggggctgaagctGAGGCTAGGCTTGGGGCTGCCGAGTCTCAGATCGAGATAGTGACCGGCAGTGACGTTGAGGAATGGACCGGAGCAGGAGTTCTCTCGGGGTCAATCCTGTCACACGGTGGCGGAGGCGGGCAGTGGGACTCGCGCGGCTCCTCTCGTTGTGTGCCCGTTCCATCTGGCATGGCCCTGTGCCAGGACATTGGCTACGACACCATGAGGATGCCCAACCTGCTGGGGCACGAGTCGCCGGGGGAGGCCGTGCAGCAGAGCGCCAGCTGGCTCCCCCTGCTCGCCAGGGAATGTCACCCTGACGCACGCATCTTCCTCTGCTCACTCTTTGCTCCCATCTGCTTGGACAGGTAAGTATGCACACACTGCCCAGCCAGCTCACATACAACGACTACAGCTACTTTACCTTGAGACATACATGGAAGATATTTGTGAAATGAGGAATTTAGGACAGTTCCCAGGTCCAGATAATGTGGAATTCTGTGAAATACATGTTCCCCAGTGACTGAATATCAGGTTTATCAGTGTCTGCTTTTCAGTGGATGTTTCCAGTCAAGTCAAGCTCAAAGGAAAGCATATTTTTAGATCACATCCCCGGTCATTGTACACCTATTTAACAATGTATGCccccccaaaacaaaacaatttctTTGTATTCTTCTATCAAAACGAGTGTGTGCTTACGTAAGCTTGTACCAACCAATTTCAACCAATAATATCCTGACATCGACTCATCTATCAATCTTCAACTTTTAGCAGCACAGAGCTAAGATtctttagttagctagctcgcAACAGTATGAGTGTTCGCCacagtcaaatcaaatgtatcccAACATTATGTACCGCCTATCTATCCTTGCACTCTGCTGAACGTCACAATAAGGAAGTTATACTACCGAAAAGCAGTTTCATCTCAACTTAAAAACTTGATAATAATTGATGGGGGGCGTCtaaatatttttgttgttgttgtgaaatTACTACTTGTAAATCCACAAAGTATTACAATGAGGTCAATATGCTGCCTTTTTAAAAGGCTCCAAACAAGAGACCCTGAAAACGAATATATGTTGGGAGGTTCTCTACCATCACTCATCTTCAAACCCATCCTTGTTTCCTTTTCCCATTGTCATGTTCTATCTTTCCCCAGGTTTGTCTCACCCTGCAGGAGTATCTGCGAGGCTGTGAGGGACAGCTGTGCTCCAATCATGAGTTGCTATGGCTACCCCTGGCCAGATATTCTACGTTGTGACCAGTTTCCTGCTGACCACTTGATGTGCATCTCATCCATCACCAACGCCAGTGTCAGCGTCAGCGCGAGGGGGCACAAAGGTGACACAACGGatgcacgcaagcacacacacacatgaacacattgaCGACATACCCAGTAATCTCTTCGAATGAGAGACGTTAACCCTTTCATACGTTGCGCGTTTCCCCAGTACCCCAGGCCAGCTGTCGAGACTGTGAGTTAGAGGAGGCCTCCTCAGCCAAAGACCTGCTAGAAACCTTCTGTAGGAGTGATTTTGGTGAGCGAACCCGACCCCACACCCTCCTTGACTATCTCGGGCTCCCTCTTGTCAAGTCTTGTTCCCTCAGGTTCCTATGAAATGAGCCACTTCTTGAATTGAGCTGCATCCACGTGAccgttccctcctctccccagtggTGAAACTGCGCCTGACGAGGCTCGAGTCCAGCCAGGTGAGCCTGACCCAGTTCACCCTGGCCTCCAAGCTGGAGGTCCTGAAGCACGGCCCGCTGCTGGGGGGCCAGATCCGCTCCCGCATGCAGCTGTGGCTGGAGAGGGACGCCACCTGCGTCCGGAACATGACGCGGCGCCAGCCCCGCGGCGGCACCTTCTTGGTGACGGGGACCATGCAGGGGGAGCGGCTGGTGGTCAACAAGGCCTTTGCCTGGCAAAAACGGGACCGGAATCTGATGGTGGCAGCACGCAAGTGGAAGAGACACCGGTGCAGAAACTAGAGCTATGGGGCTTGAGATGGGTTGAGTAGACCGCAGAACCCCATGCTACTGAGCTTTAAAACATTGCAGAACACAACGTCTTCTGCAAAATGTACATATCTATATATTATAAGCAAATATCCTCAAActatattttttaaacaataGAAAAACAGTCACTTAACATCTagtattgttttttgttttgcttcTTCCGGGTCAGGGAAATAAACTGCCATgtgtaaaaataataattaaagtTGCATCCATGTGCTTTTCTTTTTACCCATTGTATTGTTTTAGTCATCTCTGCCTACTTTTCAATTTACCATTATAGACACAGTCTGTAAGCTTACCAAAGAGCAGAGGCTTGAGGCTCAAGGTTTTCATCTGGTGTGTTCTGTCTGGCACCAAATACACCTTCTGAACATGACCCACCTAAGGACAAGTAGGTCACATTAATAACATTATACTGGATTGGACTAATCTAAGACAGTAGCAAGAGTGCATGCATGTTAAACTGAATGAGTTAAAAGTGCACAACATTGCAGATGATCAAATGTGGTAGATGGAATGGGCTACACGATTGATTGTTCTCGTCTCTGCTCCTCACCCTTATTCCTTCAATACGAGGCAGGCTGAAACTCTGACGATCATCCAAATCAGTGTCTAGTGGTTGGTCAGACCGGGAAAGAGGACTTCCAGCTGTAGGAGAGCCACCGTCGGAATTGATGTCCGGGGGTCCGTTGCTGTAGTGCACGTACAGTAGCAGAGCAATGACGTTTATAATGTACACATGGAAGAAAACCATGACCACCACAAAATAAGCCCTTGAGCAGACATTGCTTTTCTGAATCTGCAGTCGCTCTCGCCCCGGCAGCGGTGGCAGTTGCGGGGGCATATACGACAGTGATTCGTTACACGGGTTCTGAAGGCTTTCCTGAGATTCGCCCATCTTTAAATCACTGTGTCGTAAACTACAGACACAGCGCCTCTCAATCTGATCTAGACTTAGCccgttagctagctacactTGCACCAAAGACTGCAACCCCGGCGTTATCCCCTCGCTAacgtcacacacactttcctagTCTAGAGTCAATGCTTCCATTTATTAACTGCCACTActcatatattattattatataactCATATATTTATCTATTAGAATCCAAGCTGAGCTAGCTATGCTTTAGCAGTTTCCCATGGTACCCCCTAACAACCTgcctaacaacaacaacatccagaAACAAGAGTACCCGGTGGGACATTGAAACAAATCTACTAGCGCCCTCTGGCGATAAAGTCACAGAATAAACTGTTAACAATTTACCCTAGTGTTCTGGATACAAATGTTCCTTGACtttgtgcatttacatttactcatttagcagacgcttttatcctaagcgacttccaagagagagctttacaaagtgcataggtcactgataataacaacaagatagccacaaaaacattgcgagtagccaaaacatgaagcacatattgtgaacaaccaaaataagtgccaaagggcatcctgtgtgtgttcagcaacTTCTGTATCTCTCCTAACCTGTGTCTTCAATCACTGAGCTCTTCACCATGTGTTCATTGTTCTCTGTAAATCCCCTGAGCATGACCTCTTGCTGTCCCTTTCAGTCTAGAGAAAGCAGCCTGTTTATTCATTAATTGATTTAGTAACATTGTAGGCCTATTATGTATGGCCAATAGTTATGTGCTTGATTTTTCTCATCATGTAGGCCCTGATTCAGCTCTTTTGCACACTGTATCTCAGAATTATTTTACCATAACTACATTTGAATACTAATAGGTGTGctataatagttaaatagttGTTAAAatagaattaaattaaattgtgCCACTTGTAAGCCTATACTGTAGGCTACACCACATTGTAGCTAACAAACCCTCAATAAATCAAATTTGGGCCAACATGTATAAAAAATACAACCAGTAGGATAAACAGTTTCTTTAcataatatttatttttgctgCATTCAAGTCTTTGTAATACTATATAATAAACTACTATTAGGTTTAGGCATTTACATTTTTCATCAGATACTCCACACACAAGGTTTCAAAGAGTGTCTTCATTTAGTAAACTTGGCTAACCAACAACAGCACATTACACAGGAGAGCAAAGTCTGAAGGATTAGGACAAAGGCCGCAATGGCAGTTGGTGCAGGCAACAGGAGAGATGGGATAGCATAACTGTGGCAAATGTGTGACTGAAGATTAACAGAGCAAAGCTGCTCAGTATAATTCTACAGTTGGAACACACATATCTACTACCACCAGAGAGGCCAATTATTGGACAGTTTATTTCACCCTCTTAAGAAGCTCCTTGATATCAGCCTCAATGTCGCTGGTCAGGAACCTCCTGCTATAGCGCTTATATGGTTCTCCGTCTGGGCCAACCAGGAACTTCTCAAAGTTCCAAGCAATATCATTCCTGCAGACTGGGCTCCAAATGATGAATTTGGGGTCGGTCATGAGGGCCATGGAGTCATCACTGGGAACAGGCAGCTTTTCCTTTAGATACACAAACAAGGGGTGGGCATCCTTTCCATTCACATCCATCTTTTCAAGAAGAGGGAATTTAGGCTCAAAGCCATTGCCTGGACGGATGTACTTAAGGGCCTTAAGGATCTCATCATTCTTGCAATTCTCCTGTTGAAAAAAATGGTCTATTTTGTACACCATTAACAATAAATTTTAACACAATTACACAGTAATAGCAGTTTGTTGGAAATAATGTCAAGGAGCCAACCAAATTAAAGATATAGCTGCAGGTTTAATCTCTTCATTTGCAATCACTCCATTGGCAACTGGGAAAACATTGTAGGCATAACCACTTTTTCACCATCTGCCCAAATAGGCTCTTGCTCAAGGTATTTTGTTTAATTCCTAAACAGTTTTTGCAGAAAATGGGAAACAGGTTGAATAGCCTACCTGGTGTCCAAATTGATTGCAGGGCACACCTAGAATCACAAGCCCCTTTTCGGAAAATCGCGAATGTAGCTCGTTCATCTGGGTATAGTCCCTGGTTGTAGTGCCTCAAAGAGACGCCACATTTTCGACAAGGACAACTTTTCCTTGTAATGACGACAATTTCAATATATTGCCCGACAGCAACTTTGCTGTAAAATCGTAAAATGTCTTAATAGTTCCAGACATTTTTGGCGAAACTTAACGCTCCCCTGAGTTGACAATTCTAACAACGAGGTTGATCTTCCGCTTTTCATATAACCCCAAGAAGCCCAACCCCCTTGTATTTGTAAGTAGAAAGTCGTGGAAAAATCCTAAAACAATGGTCCAACTTCCTGTAACACAGATCCGATGGAAAACGATGATTACCCCGCACTTTCTTTCTGGATGCATTCTACTTACTAGGCCTAAACACTATCTGTCCAAAAATGTAGTCTAAGTTTATAGAAAATCTAtttatagcctaatataattaCAGAATATAAATTAATACAATTAATACATTATACAAAGAAAACGATAAGACATGGTCCTAAGTTTTGATTATATGTTAGTTTGTGATATCAAACGTTATGTATGTTTCTGTATgtatgccaactgacgttgtgtccttgggcaaggcacttcaccctacttgcttcgggaaaatgtccctgtacttactgtaagtcgctctggataagagcgtctgctaaatgactaaatgtaaaattccCAGACGATAATTCCTTTTATGGCATCAAATTAAGCCTGGCTAGCTCAGTCAGTAGAGCATGAggctcttaatctcagggtcgtgggttggagccccacgttgggcgtgctTCCATTATGCAGTCTGATCCATCACtttgagaggcttcaagtagttgaatccaATCTTTCATGTTGttaggtgctgtggcttagctggttgaaagcgacTGTCTCATAAAAAAGATCcagggttcaactcccagcagcacctcattGTGTCTCTTTAATGCAACACGTGGATTTtaaactttcaccaatgttgtagACTTAAACTTATACTGTCACAAAGGTCCCtcacgagaatgcctctggataCAACATggtaagcctggatagctctggcattagagcatgagactctaaAACACCCAGAAAATTTGAAACTTTTACGTTTGAAACATTAATTTGAAACTTTTATCtcaacaaaatgtcagccttctggacttTGGCCAGTCATTTGATAATATATGTTATGACTCtatgattatctgtttagcgaCACTTTAAGCCACTGCAAGACGAGACATCTCTCTCAACGTCAGCAAGACTAAGGAGATGATTGTacactataggaggcggcaggaggaagagcatacacaacggatccgaagtggaaaaggtcagctgcttcaggttcctcgggtgaacatcagcaatgacctcacctggtctgctcacacgaACAAGGTGGTCATAGCGGCCAGGAAACGCCttttgaggagactgaagaagtttggcatggactcagtcatctTCACTAACTtctacagatgcactatagagagcatgctgactggttgcatcacagtgtggtatgggagctgcacagacagggacggcaaggccctacgtagtgtggtccggtctgctgagttcatcatcggcaggaagctccctgcCCTACAGGACACGTACCACACACGATCtctcaggaaagctggcaggattctaagagacttTTACCACCCAtacttcagtctttttaccccgttgccttctggcaggcgataccgaggcattcggtctcgcacacgcagactggactacagtttctttccaagggccatcaggcttctgaatgaacattgatatggacattgatacactGTCGACACtcacactagtcactttacacactgtcactttagctactggttgcactttcagctactggttgcacaatcagcaatattgcactaattgtaccCTACTTGTCACTAGGTCAGTATaggttataaggttagtataatATATTATGTTGTTTAGTCtactgtattattattattttgtatatttaggagttttattatattatatgttagcttatcataggTTTAACCTATGTTTTGAGTACTTTTATGTCATGTGATGCCAGGTTGCTTtacgttgtcttgtccaaagcATTTCAGTGCCAAGACTGTGTTGTTCTTTGCATCTGACAATAatagacttgaacttgaatgtaCACTTAGCTACCTGTAGCTGTATAGCTCTAGTCATAACTGTAGCAAATTTTTCATTCTGAGGCAAATAATACACAGAAAGTGCCAGAACTATTGTGTTTAGCAGAGAATATCATGCTACATTCAGCCAGCATATTGGATTTCTTGCAATATGTTTGTATAAGTTGTATTTTGTTGGTCACATCGAGCACCACATTCAAACACTACCATGGGACTGTGGCACAAACTCTTAGGTGACCACCTGAAATCTCTTAAACCAAAGGATATCATCTTCCTTCCATGACAAACAGAAGCTTTACGGTGGATGCCAATTACTCCCTtcgaaaaaaaaacgaaaagctaaatgagagaacacactctctgACTGACTAAATAACAGGTCCATTTTCTCACCAGTGCACACACTGCACCATGCAAGTTGCTCTGCCCATTGGAACTAATTACGTCAGGTGGTGTGAGTCACTCCCAACAGTCTTGTTTTGGAGACTGAGAAGAGCACTTCCCTATTGCTGTTGTGAGTGATAGCTGATGCCTGTGCTTTTGGCAGGCTGGTCCAGCTAGACCCAACAGTGAGGTCAGAGGAGGGGCATCAGTTGGTCATTTTATTAATTTAGACCTTCTTGAGACTACAAGGAATCAACATTGAGACCAGGGTCTCGTAAGCACACATAAAGTAATACAACTCAAGTAGGCTACAAGAAAACACAAGATAATCCATCAAAACATGTAGATATGCTAAATTCAATGCTTGCATTTTACAGCCATTCTGGTAATACATCACATTTACCACAAGATGGCAACATCATTCACATGTACGAGGTAGGTTATCCTGAGACAGAGAAAACAGTGAGGGAGTCACTTACCACAGAGCAGTAAACACACTAATCTGGATAGGTCTCCTTTAATCTCATTGTGGATATGCTTTTTAGAGCTGTTATCTGACTGTAATCCCTACACTCTGATGTCTATCCTCTTAATCTCCCCATGGTGGGTTTAATAGTGCCCCCTTAACTCTGTGAGCCTTCAATGGAATTTGAAAGATCACACAATGAGGAAAAAAAGTTATATACTGGGCAGATACTTCAGGCTACTGAATGTGCATGAACATGTGATAGGCTGACGTTTAACCTTTGGAACACCAATCTTTATTGCGTTATTTTTCTCATTCGTCCAGGTGACATATTTCATATGCGATTTTCAGTATAGGCCTATATCGAAATTAACAGGTGCGCCAAAAGATCGTCATGTAGGCTATGCGGTAGGCTATGAAATCACAGGCTACTTGGATGCTTACATGGAGACACAGTAGCCTAAATAAATGGCCAGCAAcagtagttttttttgttgcttattTCAATTAGAGCAGAATTgatgtaggcctataggctacctATATTTGGATGGCCTATAACATAAAAACATCAACACAACATGGTAGGCTACCAATACGTTTCCACTAGGAATTAATGAATTAATTTATGGATGGTATTTCTAGCCATTAATTATTTAGAAGGCTTTTGAAGATGTTTGGCAGGCTATATTTGGATGAAAATCCCTTTAATTAATGACCCCCCACCAcagtcacctacacacacacgccccttgCGGTGTTTTCCGGGATCACGCTATCGCTTTCTCTTGGGATCCCAGAGCGATCCGAGATCAGATCACCGAACGGGACCGTGTGTTGTTAACTATTTAAATGTATAACAAAAATGTAGCCTAGCATTGCGCGTTTACAGAGATCAAACTGAGAAGACGCCCG
This genomic window contains:
- the LOC136946130 gene encoding transmembrane prolyl 4-hydroxylase-like, whose amino-acid sequence is MGESQESLQNPCNESLSYMPPQLPPLPGRERLQIQKSNVCSRAYFVVVMVFFHVYIINVIALLLYVHYSNGPPDINSDGGSPTAGSPLSRSDQPLDTDLDDRQSFSLPRIEGIRVGHVQKVYLVPDRTHQMKTLSLKPLLFEIPGFLSEEECGVVVQLAQLKGLMESQVTLPSGAQEETGQPPLSLSTAEIFSLLDLDQDGFLQREEILSHSRSREGTWLGPENLRQTLAGLEASPAGVLSLEEFRRVCDGMSQKPLQQQEGGAGQGRPKQKSKHTWLYQGPGSHHVLHTLRNRVTRLTRLPSPLVVLSEPLQVLRYEQGGFSHAHHDSSPSHSGTTCAHTCLAGNTSALTEISCRYITVLFYLNAVEGGGETSFPVADNRTYEEEALLQGGVDLTDTQQHCARGNLRTRPTAGTALLWYNHLSDGKGWMGELDEYSLHGSCPVTRGVKWVAKSWVNVDPDQQRQARYQRLVTHRETREADREEQSHPHSNLHQDL
- the LOC136946422 gene encoding secreted frizzled-related protein 5; this encodes MALCQDIGYDTMRMPNLLGHESPGEAVQQSASWLPLLARECHPDARIFLCSLFAPICLDRFVSPCRSICEAVRDSCAPIMSCYGYPWPDILRCDQFPADHLMCISSITNASVSVSARGHKVPQASCRDCELEEASSAKDLLETFCRSDFVVKLRLTRLESSQVSLTQFTLASKLEVLKHGPLLGGQIRSRMQLWLERDATCVRNMTRRQPRGGTFLVTGTMQGERLVVNKAFAWQKRDRNLMVAARKWKRHRCRN
- the LOC136945486 gene encoding glutathione peroxidase 1-like; translated protein: MSGTIKTFYDFTAKLLSGNILKLSSLQGKVVLVENVASLUGTTTRDYTQMNELHSRFSEKGLVILGVPCNQFGHQENCKNDEILKALKYIRPGNGFEPKFPLLEKMDVNGKDAHPLFVYLKEKLPVPSDDSMALMTDPKFIIWSPVCRNDIAWNFEKFLVGPDGEPYKRYSRRFLTSDIEADIKELLKRVK